The following proteins come from a genomic window of Coffea arabica cultivar ET-39 chromosome 11c, Coffea Arabica ET-39 HiFi, whole genome shotgun sequence:
- the LOC140016535 gene encoding protein FAR1-RELATED SEQUENCE 5-like, giving the protein MMKERWTAGMRSTQLSKNLNAVIKNHLKLDHDLVQFFGHFNRVVDKKRHNELIAEYEMRQKLPMVGLRQTPMLVHASETYSPTVFVTFQNEYDESTVMIIVRQQDAGIFVEFVVMRYDGGPERTVIFNRNDLSVRCTCKKYENERILCGHALKVFDTVGIKTIRPKYVKMRWAKRVRAGDCFDR; this is encoded by the coding sequence ATGATGAAAGAAAGATGGACTGCAGGAATGCGAAGCACCCAACTAAGCAAAAACCTAAATGCAGTaattaaaaatcatttgaaattgGACCACGATCTTGTGCAGTTCTTTGGACATTTCAATCGCGTGGTTGATAAAAAGAGACATAATGAACTCATCGCAGAGTATGAAATGAGGCAAAAGCTCCCCATGGTAGGGTTGAGGCAAACACCTATGCTTGTGCATGCATCAGAGACGTATTCACCTACCGTATTTGTTACATTTCAAAATGAATATGATGAGTCAACAGTTATGATTATTGTGAGACAACAAGATGCAGGAATATTTGTGgagtttgtggtcatgaggtatgATGGAGGACCCGAAAGAACGGTGATATTCAATCGAAATGATCTAAGTGTACGCTGTACTTGCAAAAAATACGAGAATGAAAGAATTTTGTGTGGGCATGCGTTGAAGGTGTTTGATACCGTAGGCATAAAGACAATTCGTCCTAAATACGTTAAGATGCGATGGGCAAAAAGAGTTCGTGCTGGAGACTGTTTTGATCGGTGA
- the LOC140016536 gene encoding protein FAR1-RELATED SEQUENCE 5-like, with protein MDCSKLTEDGTPELGMEFNSKENVYKFYNKYAFKLGFSVRQNYLNKDKDGVTTSRRYSCCKEGVKRKYEGNVMPKRTRVPTKTGCGAKMIIVLLRETMKYRIHDLILDHNHKLYITQYSHMMPSQRKMTETQGFQAEISEDAVLSLKQNHELMGKEPSGMDNVGYTRDDLKRYLRTRRERSLKYGDASSMLNYFKEQTLENLSFFHAVQLDCEE; from the coding sequence ATGGATTGCAGCAAATTGACAGAAGATGGGACTCCTGAATTAGGAATGGAGTTCAATAGTAAAGAGAATGTGTATAAGTTTTACAACAAATATGCCTTTAAATTGGGTTTTAGTGTACGCCAAAACTATCTAAATAAAGATAAAGACGGCGTGACCACGTCTAGGAGATATAGTTGCTGTAAGGAAGGTGTGAAGCGTAAGTACGAAGGTAATGTGATGCCAAAGAGGACACGAGTTCCGACGAAAACAGGGTGTGGAGCTAAAATGATTATTGTGTTGCTTAGAGAGACAATGAAGTACCGTATACATGACCTTATCTTAGACCATAACCATAAGTTGTACATTACTCAATATTCGCACATGATGCCATCACAAAGAAAAATGACTGAGACTCAAGGATTCCAAGCTGAAATAAGCGAGGATGCTGTACTTTCATTGAAACAGAATCATGAGCTTATGGGAAAGGAGCCAAGTGGGATGGATAATGTTGGATATACTCGGGATGATCTTAAACGATATCTTCGAACGAGACGGGAAAGGAGCTTGAAATATGGAGATGCAAGTAGCATGCTGAATTATTTTAAAGAGCAAACACTCGAGAATCTATCATTTTTTCATGCCGTACAGTTAGACTGTGAAGAGTAG